The genomic region aaacaaaggaatctGATTGGTATACTCTTAGTAAAGACTCGGTTATGTAGAAAAGCGTCACCAACGATAGTTTAGTTGGTAGAGCAAAAAATACTTATGATCCTGACAACAATGTTTCGAATGCCATTATATAGCCAATCATTTATTTGTTCCAGATTTTGTTAAATCGGCGTATCTCGAGGGAGCGATTGGTTGTTGCAAAGTTCACTTTCACAGAAACAAGCTGTCCCGGTTTCGTCCTGAAATTTGATGGATGGAACAAGAGATCCAGCTAGATCAAAGAATGCCTTCCCATCTATACAGCCATTATGAGTTGGGGTGAGAGTTCTTGGGAAACAAGCTCTGAACACTTGAGTAATGGCAATTGGCCGAGTTCCTGTAGTatagaaaatagaaaaataaaaacgaatGCAGCATataggtatgtatgtattttagatcctcctgcaagcaggaactcgcgaagaagccatcattgacttatcaaagccacaagctgaccgatgtcagtctcttagattcatattgaacgtccatgattatgaattgtcaattgccaacaactctgtaactggacgacatacattaatcttggagtgactcgaactggggaccttatcatatgattggaaggcaccggcgttaaccactgagctaacacatCCTTGTGATTGACTTTGTGACATAACTGGGGAGAGTCTAGTCGACAAAAATATTGGTGGAGAGGTCACAGCTTACACAAAGGTTACTTAGTCGCCAAGAAAAGGGCCAAATGGTAATAGTACTCATTTTAGTAGTATGATTTATACATCGAACTAGTATAATCGCGAAACatgttaaacaaacaaacaaacttcaAAACAAAGAATATATTAGGGTAAAATAGCACAATAAGTTTCAAACCAGACATTGAAAACTGTAGATAAACTTTGGATAAGCTGCTCAATCAAACTCTGAATGAACCAACATCCAACTGACTCAATTCATATTTGTTTAAAGATGTACATCTCATCTAATATTCCTCTTTACATATATTTGAATGAAGTACACTATTTAGCGGGATTTATTATTGACAAAGTTATTGGAAAGAACTCAAACATTCGTATTCCAGAGCGATGTTTTTGTGACTTCACTTACCTAATATTAGGGTAGCCGTGACGTTTGTTGCAACACATGTTTCTCCTGAGTTGCATACTTCGAATGGTATGACATTTAACATACAGTTAGAGTCTCCATTGCACAAATGGCACCTCCACTCTGCCGTGACCGacgacgaagaagaagaagaagaaaaaggcaAACAATATTTGCTTTTAATAAGGTGCATCGTCACATGAACTCTTTATGCagtggtttttgtttttcatgaacAGTTTACTAAACGTCGTACACGTTACAAACTCATCAATCTGACCATTAAATTATTCTAGAAAATCAAATTATGGTCACCCTCAAATCATTTTCTCTCACAGCTGAGACTTGTATGTGTCTAATCTGGGAATAATTTGAGTCACAACCTGTGGGAAAGTGACAGACAATGTAAGCATGATAGCCCTTTGTAGAGAGGAGGGGTATATCCAGCTAACCTCATTCCCCCTTCACTCCTAAACCCGCCAATACTTATGTGGAATGTTTGAACGATTTTCAGTTTCTTTACCTATTGGAGTTCTTGCTTCAAGCAGGTAATTATTTATTAGCGTCGTGATATTGAAGATGGTAGGTATGACCATTTCAGATGTTGTAAAATCTGACAAAGGTGTGATATCTTCTTCCATTGCTATCAATGTGGTAACTGGTAGAGCGGTATTAATGGAGGTGGAGCTCTTGGAAGTGGTGGTCTCGGTCGCTACCATTGTAGGTGTGGTCATTCCAACTGATGTGTATCCTGGAAGCATTGTGCTATCTTCTTCCATTGCTACAAATGTGGTAATTGGTGGATTGGTATTAATAGGGGTGGTGGAGAAAGTGGTATCCGGTGGAGTGGTATTAATGGAGGTGGAGCTCTTGGAAGTGGTGGTCTCGGTCGCTACCATTGTAGGTGTGGTCATTCCAACTGATGTGTATCCTGGAAGCATTGTGCTATCTTCTTCCATTGCTACAAATGTGGTAACTGGTGAATTGGTATTAATAGGGGTGGTGAAGAAAGTGGTATCCGGTGGAGTGGTATTAATGGAGGTGGAGCTCTTCGAAGTGGTGGTCTCGGTCGCTACTATTGTAGGTGTGGTCATTCCAACTGATGTGTATCCTGGAAGCAATGTGCTATCTTCTTCCATTGCTACAAATGTGgtaaatgtgtttatatatatatatatatatatatatatatatatatatatatttataaagatacatacagtacatacatcaACGCACGCATACGTGTgtgtgtctatatatataaattaatgaaaggttatatgacagatatataattAACCTAAGTCTGTACCACTACGCCACACTGATTCTTTTGGTGCGAATGTGTACCTTTCAATAAAAGTGTAGTACCCACGTTTTAAGATCGCACACACAAGTGCCCTTCTGGTGCGTTAGAATCTGACAATGTAGAGAATTACCACGTCAGTGTAAATAAGTTGTAGTGCTAAAGCTCTACAGCTTGCTACAATCTTGTCATTAATCGTAATCATATTgcggttacattgataaacggATAGCAACTACGTCCAATATTCATAACAGGAGTTACAGCAATATATTATACTGTACCAAGCTCACACTGCACTCCTGTAAATGTCGGTGAACATGTACAGGCCAGGTTGAATGATTCTCCGGACCCCTGCTGAAAGCAAGTTCCCCCATTCTTACAAACTTCAGGATATATCTCGCATATATTCActgtaaatttaaaacaaaacgtaTTATACTATACATTGGTTTATTACAAACATATAAACAGTTGCCATGCAGATAGAAAACAATGATGGTCCCGTGCACGGAAACCTTCTGTCAAATATTTCGCATCGTTCCTCTTTTATCTAATGTACCTTGTGTTATCTTATAAATTGATTAATTTCTCAGGTTAAAATATTCACTCATACAGTACGTGTCACGTT from Apostichopus japonicus isolate 1M-3 chromosome 2, ASM3797524v1, whole genome shotgun sequence harbors:
- the LOC139975963 gene encoding uncharacterized protein, with amino-acid sequence MADNTVHRHLLKIVWFISLVGLSNEQMNICEIYPEVCKNGGTCFQQGSGESFNLACTCSPTFTGVQCELAMEEDSTLLPGYTSVGMTTPTIVATETTTSKSSTSINTTPPDTTFFTTPINTNSPVTTFVAMEEDSTMLPGYTSVGMTTPTMVATETTTSKSSTSINTTPPDTTFSTTPINTNPPITTFVAMEEDSTMLPGYTSVGMTTPTMVATETTTSKSSTSINTALPVTTLIAMEEDITPLSDFTTSEMVIPTIFNITTLINNYLLEARTPIEWRCHLCNGDSNCMLNVIPFEVCNSGETCVATNVTATLILGTRPIAITQVFRACFPRTLTPTHNGCIDGKAFFDLAGSLVPSIKFQDETGTACFCESELCNNQSLPRDTPI